CGGAAGTCTCCCTCACCAGCCTCCGCGAACGCGTTGCATAGTGCCGCAAACACGAAGGCTTGGCTTGTACCTATTGACAGCAAAATTCCACAAGGCCTAAATTTCAAAACGGACCCTCGAGATTCGTTCGAAATCCCGTGAACACAAATCAaatatgcaaccctactaaattgGACGTTACGGACTCAATGAAATCGTCTGAattcgaattcgaggtctccttgatccaaaatttgataagtcaCACCTAAACTAGTTTCGTCAcatgaaatacccaaaatacccttgggacctctaaaaattacaacgaagtcatttctagcgttagaatcaccCCTAAACCCACTGGGaccatcagaaatccaatccgaGCACACAAATCCCAAATGTTGACTATAGTTAagcttggatcaaactttaactcaatttccaacttcgtACCTAAAATTcacgtttcaactccaaatctgatttcGACTACtctctagaccaatttccacattccggAACTGATGGAATAGACAGAATTTCATTCCGAGActtgaaactccaaatgactctaaaactcaaaaattgacaatataagcctttaaaactcatttctttaacaaaacctcaactttttacAAGATTTACAAAAATTAACTTTCAGACCCAACCAAAAGTGACTCGGGACAACTAACAAAAggagtaaaatggtaattttgtcaaaatatgaaaaatgacctttaggctCATTACAGAAAAGGTGTAATGGATTGATGGAGTAGCAACACCACTAGTTAAACCCTCAAATATCAACTGGTTGGAAGAAACAATTAAGTTTTAtctttaaaaattaatgatgtccCCTCCGGGAGAGATTAATGTTGAGatcaaagtataaaaaatactagaaatgattgattgttcttcattttgatgaaaaaaagtAGCAAATGACTTgtatttaatattaattttaattttaattcaaatcactcttttgtttttctttatatGTAATTTCCTATTTATCCTTTCAAATAATTGAAAAAGTAGACTTTTTATGATTTTGCAAAGAATTGAAGAGATTGGGGtgcaaataattaaaaatgatagGATAATATGTAAGTCACAAAAGAGCGCATACATTAAGGGTGTAAATTGTAAATTACTCTGAATTTTCTTATGCGTTTACTAAGTCATATATTGGCAAGGCAACAATTATGGGTCAAAATCATTTACACTCCCCTAACTTTACTTAAAAATCAAACTCTCTTCCCTCCCCTTCCACACTCTTAACTTTGAGAAATAGTCATTCTGcttctttttttaaagttgACTTTTTAAATGTTTATTCTACCCTTACATTATCAacttttatcttcttctttttatgcttctttaaattcataatttttttatttaatttatatataaaaaaacttcctactaaaaacataaatttcGTCCAAGAAAAAAGTGAGAAATATTAATTGAGTATATAAGCTAATGCCTTTCTATAACGAAATagatgaacaaaataaaaaaaatattattaattttaatggAATTTATAATGTGATTATCATATAAGCATATTTCGATGcaagtaatataaaaataattaataaaaataaagatatatttcgtaataatttcttaaaagattatctatttttaatataaataagatttaaattataatttaaagaatatttcattaatgacaATCGAAAATTACTTATCTACATAGATAAtatctaatcaaataataatacTATAGTTGAAAGTAACAATATCTATTCGGAGACTATAATGAAAGTGTTTCGAATCAAGAATAtagaataaaagatagacatgATACATAACTGTGTCATTTAACTTGGCTTTAGCTATCATTTATGTCCTTTaactttgggtgtgcacaagtaTGCACTTAACATGTAttaaattgaacaaataaacaTGCACGTCATACATGACAATTTGTGTTAGAATATTCGAACTGGTACAAGCCAAACCTTCGCGTTCGCGGCACTGTGCACCTCATTCGCGAAGGCTGGTGAGGGAGACTTCCGCATTCGCAGCGCTGGGGCCCGCGTTTGTGGAAGAGAGTCAAGTTAGACCCTCGCGATCGCGGTCCAACCCCGCGTTCGTGAAGGGTTAAGTGTGCTGACCTCCGTGATCGCAGCACTAGGCCCGCATTCGCGAAGAGTAATGTTGACCCAATTAGTGAATAGTTATTTAATTGCGAGATTTcactattttcaccatttttaacaTTTTAAAACTTGGATCGCGagattttttcatgttttttcaGGACAAAACTCTTGGATAACGTATTTCTAACTATTTCCTTCAATTCCCATTGATTATTTTGTAGATCTTAACctcaaatttgataatttaattttgaagatTTTGCCTAATCCAAAATTTTATCAACACTATCGAGTGTCACACAAGGAAAAAAGTTTTACAGTACTCAAGAACTTGTGCACCATTGGCTTACCCCGGCCCCATCACCTGTCTGTATGACATTggttatttaaatatatatattccatgAATGAATTAAGAGGGACAAAATTTCTCTAAACCACAAACTTTATACTCTcaaaacaataaagaaaaattGGGCGGTGGGGCATTGTTTGGTTGTGCGCAGACCTCAAAAGAGACAACTCAGACCAGACATTAGAATAAGTAATAAATTCtgctaaaaaaaaaaggaacttTTGGACAAAGTAGCCTTCAGATATATGCCCACACCCTACTGGACCACTACTCCCACTACAAACAAATTCTCTCACCAAAAGCTCCAATCAAAACTAAATTCAGGgtattaaaaattttatattcTCTGCCCACTTCAAATTTCATTAATTTACtcgatttattattattgttatagaaatttattatttttttgttaattttttttaataaatattttaattaaatcagtaaaaaaaaaatatttttatatgaaaaaattaaaaagttttttattattttagtaaACATATATTTCTCTTCATGTATTTTTTTGTTGAGCTAATTCGGtagaaaataaaatgagatattttattctataacataaaattttcaCTTATTTAAAAAACATTGAAGTTAAGATTATTTAACCTAAATCCCGACATCATTTCAAattaagcaaaaataaaaattgaaaggaaaaagactcaaatatgTCATCATACTTTAAGAAAAGGCTCGTTATTCATTAAAAATTTGACTCATTTATGCCATTTTTCATTTGAAAAAGGTTTATCCATgtcattatttattaattaaaatagcaTAGATAAGCCAAAattttaacggatgacatagatgagtcttttctcaaagttcgattgCATATTTAaacctttttcattttaaaaaataatttaattattaacgTGATCGAATCATAATTGATCACGtgtacaaaataattttataaaatgaaaaatatttttaatttataaatagtaatataaataagttttttctcaaataaaaaaaatataaataaatcaaacttttaataaatgacatatataaaccttttttcaaaactcaatcacaTGAGTCTTTTTCTAAATTAAAATGGAGCCCATAAAGCAAGCCTTAAATAATGCTAGTGTATTTGTGCCAGTTTTGACATTGACTACTTTAATACTCTTAGCTTTAAGTTTCATTTTTAAATACCTACGCTTTATAATTAGAGCATTTTTAATTCATAACAccaaatttatattaaaataatattaatattattttaatataaattaattttaatgcactatattaaaattttacactgaaaatattctctttatattATTTGCTCTTTGTAATATTATATCattagttttattatatttatattttaaaaatatgtatataataaaaataataataataaatcaaaaaaaatggaTGTTGATGAATAGTGACGCTATACACATTATAATAGTGTGAAATATTGTGTTGGATTGAAGATgaaaaacatcaaattttatattttttatttgatataacATTTGGTGTTGGATTGGAGATGGACTTAAGATCTATGATTTACTAGGTGTGACAAGATGATTGGAATTTCTTTATCATTGATTAAAGACAAGAAAAATTTGTAGGGAGTAATTTTAccctcttatttttttttagcacaaatttaaattaaatgagTCAGTAAATATAAATCGCTAAATAAAACAAAGTTAAATTTATTACTTTAGAAAGTGTTATTTcacttaaaatcttgaaattcaaaagcaaactatggttaaTTATTAAACtagaataaaaatagttatcaaATCAATCTGATTTGATTTGAAGACGACGTTGAATAtttctaaataaataaagaatttagtgataattatttaaatgtaataatataattgtctttatattatatttaataataataataaatattaatatttataattaatacTTGATATAAATATGTTAAATCCTTTAATAATTTTGGATGCAATTATCGCtaaattttttatgaatataaatattattgataaaaaattattattactaaATATCTCTATTATTGTTACactgtattataaataatttgattaccagacatcataattcataatattGGCCTTCAATATTGACTTGGAACTAAATTAGACGGAAAGATTAATAACCtcattataaatatatatccCTAACTGTCCAGAAACAATGATTAAATGATCAATTACCGATATTTATGGAATCTTTAAATCTGTTTTTATCGGTTTAAATAAATACTCCTCCTTGGTCATTTTAGTTGTCctgttatattaaaaataattggtCAATTACTTAATTACTAATAGTTTTGGcgtgttaaaaaaaatatgaaaaacaaaATTGATAGGAGAAAGTATCTAGCTTTACTAATTAATGTTCGATCTTGACTAGCTAATTTGTACGCAAATGGTTCTGTATTTCCTGTTTCTCCTTTCATCTTTACACATCTTTACGCATGTTCAAATATACTCTTATCATCATATTCAATATAAGGTCATCATCAAAGGCGGATCTAGAGAGTAACGAGGAGCTTATTCGAATATTCTAAATAAGAAATTAAACCGTATATATATAAGacatttattactttttttgtttcaaaaaaatatgatcTAATTTGATCTACCAtgtagttttaaaaaataaagaatatttttttattttgtcgtcctaaattaaagttatgtcaaatgtatcaaaatacttttttattttgtggtcttaaatatgtcacgtgaaaaattaaaattaaagttttaccaaaaagaaaagacgtcattctttttttgaaacaaattaaaaaCGAAATAAGatgattcttttttaaatgaatggaataatttttttatatgtatatatataatttgaatcTTTTGAATAGAAAAATTAGACGTTAGCTTAGTGATCAAGAGTGGTTACTCATCATAGTGATTTTATAAATACTAACAAACTGGCAGTGCTACTCTTTCATATAGAATAGTCGGTCCTCCTATGGCATCCCAACAACTTGAGTCCAAATGGGAAGGCAAATCCATTGCCAATCTAAAACTTGGAAAAGCTGAACAAGTATGGCCTATCCTTGAAGATTTCTTCAACATCCACGAATGGCTACCTACCATTGACACTTGTTACCAACTTAATAATAATACTGATGGACTTATCCGCTATTGTGCTAGCACGGCGCCCCCATCATCATCAGACGATGGAGAAGCGATCATCAAGTGGTGTCACGAGAGGTTGTTGACCATGGACAAGATGGAACGTTATCTAAGCTATGAAGCGTTAGAAAATAATATAGGAATCAGGTCATATGTAGCTACGTTTAAAGTATTGTCATCAGACAACGATGGTGGTGAtgatgaggaggaggaggagggcGGGTGCCAGATTGAATGGTCGTTCGTTGCTGATCCAATCGATGGGTTGACTTTGGAATGTTTTTCTGGTTACATTGACTCTACCCTACAAAGCATGGCTGAAAAAATTGAGAAAGCTTTGGAATGTGATTTTGCGAGATCTAATTAACAAGCAAGCATGTTAAATATGATAGAGTCTGATTCTGTAATAATGTTTCACTTGGACAGGTAACTAGCGTTTCATTTTGAGAAATGGATAGTTCCCTAGTTTGCTTATTGTTACTTCCACTgtttcatttcaatttgtttatgtgacatatttttatttttagttagttCTAAAAAAATCACacttttctattttaaaatcatctaattttcaatttttgattATATATCACTTGTTTTAAACGAAAGTTTTATGTCCAATCACAAATATCAACGAAAATGTTGATGAGACGTGAATTTGGGACTAGACTTACACGACATCAATGCtagaatatgttaaaatatattatgtctttaataatatattttgaatatattctaattaatattgtacttttgtatttatagcaagcatatgttaaaatatattatgcctttaataatatattttgaatatattctaattaatattgtacTTTTGTATTTATAGCAAGCGTATATTTATGATCCTTAGTTTTAACTATTAGTATCAATCTTTGTATTTAACATATCttgtaatttgtatatattgaccAAGTTCAATGAAATTAAACAAGAAATTCACTTCCTTCATGGTATCAGACTAGTACGATCTCCTAATCCTAGCCTCATCTTTTCTTCTTCCTATCTCCTTTCATCTCTTCTCATGGCAGATTCACCCAAATTTCATCCCGCTCTCACCGTTACTAATATTAAGTCTCTCGTACCCGTAATATTAGACAATGAGCAAGGCTTGTATTATTCTTGGGCTACCCTGTTCATCAATCTTGTTAGGGTTTATGATCTTTATGATCATTTGGTTCCACCCACGAAAGCGTTGGCTCTGGC
The genomic region above belongs to Solanum dulcamara chromosome 5, daSolDulc1.2, whole genome shotgun sequence and contains:
- the LOC129888352 gene encoding lachrymatory-factor synthase-like, with the translated sequence MASQQLESKWEGKSIANLKLGKAEQVWPILEDFFNIHEWLPTIDTCYQLNNNTDGLIRYCASTAPPSSSDDGEAIIKWCHERLLTMDKMERYLSYEALENNIGIRSYVATFKVLSSDNDGGDDEEEEEGGCQIEWSFVADPIDGLTLECFSGYIDSTLQSMAEKIEKALECDFARSN